GTGCCGGAGGATTATATGAAACTGGCCAGGGACGATTGTTCGATATTAGTTCGCTGGCTAATCGCGATCGTTGATGAGCTGCGTCCGCTGATGGTGGAGAACAACGATTTGGGGCATCTGCATGAGCGCCTGGTGCTTTTGGAGTCCATATGTGAGCTTATGCAGCTCTTGCATGGCCATTTGGTTAAGTGTTACCAAGGCAAAAGTGGACCACAATGTAAGTAATAGCGAACGGAAACAAAGAAATCTGTTATAAATTCAGATACTTTGATGAGAAGAGAATTGAAATCTTCAATAACTTAACCTAACCTTTGAAACTTATTTCAAGAAACAATCGCATCGTATATATATGCAATCAACGATTTTATTATACACAATAAAAAGGCTCTAGCTTTAACTATAAAGTTACGAGGAAAACTCTAgattttgcaattttaatgatgCTACTTCTAAAAATGCAAGCACTTAGTGATTTGAATATTTCGTGTAAGCGTAAAAAGCTCTGGTAATAGTCCTCCTGAACTATGTAACTATTCATCCAAAACGGAATCCAGCCATTCCTCCACACCGTTTTTGCTTGCTGCCGATGAGGGTGTGGCCGGCTGCACCATAGGCATTGGCATCGTAATGGTTCCAGAGCCTATATCCAGTTGCGTATCGGTCATGGCCAATAGCTCGTCAAGTTCATCAGGTTCAGCTGCTGAGGCAGCAATTGGTTTTTCCGCCGCTGCAGGGGCAACGTCCTTATTGGACTTAGCAGAGGGAGCTCGCGACTTGGCGCCCCCATTGGCGTCCTTCAGAATGCACTGCTGGTAAACTGCCTCAGCCCGTTCGGCGGCCTTCTCTTGGGCGGCAATCTGAGCGCGGGTGAACAAAGACGCCGGATAATCCATACGCTTGTATAACGGAATCGTTTGCAGACCCACATTTAGGCGGGTGAGGTTCAGGGTGAAGTAAGCACTGGCAGCCTTGGTGTGTAGCTTGGTCTGGCCCTCGGCCACGTTGGCCCATTCGCGCTCTGACCCAAAGGTGAAGTGGCCGCCACCGAGGCTGGGAAACTGGGCCAGCTGCTGGAAATCGCCAGCTCGTAACTGGGCACGGGCATTCTCATCGATGGGTGCACCATCCAGGCCCAATTGCTCCACATCGTCGGTGTCGCTGGGCAGGGTGTCCAGCATGTCCCTGTTCCGTTGCGGTGCCAACGATGAGCGGCCTGCTCCACTGGACTGCCAATTGCCACGCCTGGCCAACCTTGGCTCATCGCTCGAGTCCGCCACATCAACCATGCTGCGACGGGAGGTGGGTGGTGGCGATCCCGACGATGTGGTGGAGCGCCCTTGATCCTTTTTATGGTGATGATTGTACTGCTTCATGTTCCTGCGCTTTCTGTAAAGGATGGGTTGTTATTATTAGGTGCTAACTGCGAGGTGAGTGGTTACGTTGCACGTACTCCTTGGATCGATCGTCCTTGCCGGACATTTTGATGGGGGTTGTGTGGTTTCCGGGGTGTTATTTATCTGGTAATTCCGATTCAAAATCGGTTTGTTTATTCCTTCGTTCAGCGACGCGAGTGTGAGCGGGATGGATAATGCGGCAAACAGCTGTTCCCTTAACTGAGCGCAGGGTGGCCAGGCTATATTGTTGCAACATAAAAAAGTAACGGAAaacgaaaaatataaatatacatattaacAACATACCATATGAACATTTTAGTTtattacataaataaaatgattgttcaattacataaaaatacatatttaactATAAAATCtaatatttgtaataaatatttaaaaatatatatataaaactcAAGGCTACGTGGCAGCCCTGTGGGAATCGAACAGCTGATGTCGATAACTTTAGACGATAAGCTGCCaaaggaaattgaaaattttcacaattttttggctAACGAAGCACCGGTGATGTTGGACTTCCTGACGGAGCTGCGAAGCAGTGGTTCTAGGGCGGATCAGCTGCCCGGCAACATATACACCGAGTTCTTCGCGAACGTTATCGAGGAGCCCAGGGAACATGGATGCAAGTCAGCGGATCAGGATTTTACACAAGGATTCTCCATGCTACGCACTTTCGATACCGAAAATAGCAATCAATTGGAGCCGCCGGCGGCCACGGATGCGGATGTCTGGATCTTTGGCTATGGGTCGTTGGTATGGAAGACGGACTTCCCGTACATAGACCGACGACGCGGCTTCGTTTGGGGATTCAAGCGTCGCTTCTACCAGCACAGCATCGATCACCGGGGTATTCCCGAACGTCCTGGTCGCGTGGTCACCCTGCTGCCAGGCGATCCCGCCCAGGATCGTGTCTATGGCGTCGCCTATCGCATAGCTGCTAGTCAAAAGGGTGCTGTGTTGGACCATCTGGATTACCGGGAGAAGAACGGGTATGAGCGCTGCAGCTTGGAGTTCCACGAGTATCCGACTGACGGTGCAGAACCCATCCAAGTGATCATGTACGTGGCCACGCAGGCGAACGATTCCTATGCTGGTGATGTGTGGCAAGTTCCCTGTATTGCGAGGCAAATCTTCAGCTCGGCCGGTCCCAGTGGCCCCAATCGCGAATACCTATTCAACCTGGCCGCCGCCATGGATCAGCTCTTTCCGGGAGCTGTAGACGAGCATCTCGAAGAACTGGTTGCTTGCGTTAAGCGTTACATTGTCGAGGATGAGCCCCAGTTAATACGCCATGCGCTGTTGCATGAGATTTCCGGTATTCTGGAGGAGGAACAGCTAGCGGAGCAGGCACACCAGCTGGAGAAGCTTTTGGAGCGATGTCAGAAACCTGGCGGCCGCGAGTGGTTGATCTACGCTGCACTGCAAGCTAAAAACAAGTCGTGACACCACAACATTTTGCAATAGAAGACTACTGTTTATTGTAAATACCAAGAAGCTTGGGATATTTCTTTTTAGATGCACCATTCCAAATAGACCAATTGCAACGACGTGTTATAGAGGCTTCTGACGAATCACAATTACGATTGTGATTTCCTGTCAtgaacattattatttattcattattatatatgaaaacatattttaaatataaatttaaaacaaacatttgtgtgattttatttaaagtgaatTGTCTTGTGATTTGTGGTATCATTAAACattgaattattaaatatatagtagttataaaaatcataaaatatagAGAGCACGCTCTAGGCCGGATAGAACGTATAAATCTATGTTGATAGTAACATTAATATCTaatctttaaatttataattcagGAATCACGGCATTCAGATAGTACTCAATATAGCGTTTATCAGCTTTTCGAATCAAttccaatatttattttatttccaccGGTGTAAATTAACCATTTTTCAATACAATGGCACGTTATATATGAATCTAATTAGGCAAGTAACTTAaaggattttaattaaaagtttctagatttaatttaattttacgGGGAATACCCTAAATAGCGAACGTGTAGAATATAGCTGTGCTGCTTTGGTCTCACTGCTAGAAAATATCGATAAGATTGATATCGATAATGCCCAAGCTTGCCGTTCATCGATGGCGCCCAGTCGTCGAAGTTTTCACAGCTCTAACAGTTGAGACAACATTTTGAGAAATTGTCGTTTGTTTTGTCGTGCTTTTTGTTTAAACATTGcgttgtgttttttgtttatcgcCCCCGTGTCGATCTGATCTGATTCGGTTCGCCAATCCAATTGGATTGGGCAAGCGCCACAAACGTTCAACAGCGGAGTGAATCGCCATGAAACAGGTGGGCGGGGCTTAACGGTTTGCGGGGGGGTTGGTTGGTATTTAGTGGGTGGTTGTGTTGCGGAAtgtgttattgttgctgttgtttttgttttcgttttttgtttctgctgctgctgcgatgaTGTTATGTCCCCTGCTTGTCAATGTGTTTCTctctgcatgtgtgtgtgtaaaatgcaaattagaaTGACAACATGTTTGCATTTGCTGCTTTTCAATATCAACCATCACATCACCGTTaggtttttgctgctgctccagatGAATCATTTGAGCTCTCCCCCTCTCTCTTGCTCCCTTTCCCATGCAGATTCTTATCAGAGCAGCGAAAGTCAATGTTCTATCTTTattgttcttgttcttgtttttgttctcTTGCCAACAAGTTTCTTATTGGACTACATTTACATTACCAACATGACGCAAGAGTTGCCAACCTCCCCCCCCCTCTGACCATGTCGTTCGGAGCTCCTTTTTATTGCCTACTTTGCTGAGTTATTGATAATGGGCTCTCGCACACAAGAAGGATAAAGCATAACGGCGCATAACTTATTACCATTACCATGCAAATTTCCATACGACcattgtgtttgtgtgttagAGCGAGAGGACCTATGAATTGTGAGAGTATGCCAGTATTTACATTTTAGCAGATTACACTTTTTAGTATGTACTCGCATGTGGGATTTATTACTTTGctttctcaaaaaaaaaaaagaaaagagaaaaggCAATTTGGGGAGCTTCGCCTCCTAACAAGTATCGATTCCTGGTTAAAGCAAGGGAAAACCTCGGTCAGGGTTGCCAACGCATTGGGCTAACAATCCGAAATCAAAGCCAGCGACAACCATACGGACTCGTTGGTGCTTTGCATAACCATATAACCAGGATATTCAGGACGTGCCagtgtgtttctgtgtgtgtgtgagtgtttgaattgtgtgtgtgtgtgtactcCTCCGTGTATGTATAACACGTGCCGTGGAAACTGCGCGGAAACGCTaccagtttcagtttttcgCTGTAGAGCATTCGACGCGTTCGCACGCGTTGATTTTTTCCTAAATCCTAAAAAAGAACCCACAACCATTAAGCcaaaatctataaaaaaaaattgcaaaacatctcgaaacaaaaagaaaatctgTTCCAGATGTTTACGCCAAGTAAATCCAGAGGAAAAGCtacaatttaaaagaaaaaaatcgcTGTGttggtatgtgtgtgtgtgtgctgctcCTGCGCTGCCTCAACAAATTTTTCActtgtatgtgtgtatgtgtgtgtaacTCGTGTCATGTGACCGCGCGCgcaaaacattttgcattgtttttgccCAAGCAGttgctgtagttgttgttgcaggATATCCAGCGTGTACGCGAAAAACGTTTTTGGGGGCGAAATAGCGTAAGCCTGCGCAATAGTCGCTCACATGGCAGCTGgccatacacacacatgcacacaaaCGCAGGGATAAACAGGAGTTAGCCGAGATTTTTTTGTGCCATTAAAACGAGGGAAATTCAACGAAGAACGCCTTGAAGTAGGCTAAACAAAAAGCGGAGCAGCGATTGATTCCGTTACATTTCCAATCAGCATAAATTGCAAGCAGTGTGAGTGAGAGTCAgagtgccagtgtgtgtgtgtgtgtacgtgtaATACTCACGCATATACTTACATACGTTGAGAATCCTAGAAAGCAGCATCGCCTGCTCCTTTTCGTTGGCGCTCTCGTTCTCAattttgcagcagcagcagcagcagcagtagagACAGTAGAAGCAgtaaaagcagcagcagcagcagctcagtCGACAACTGACCAGCCAAGCACTAGCATATTTCCTATTGGCCCCTTGCAACAAAAAGCCccgaaaatatattgaaaatttcacaaaaatgGTAGAAGCCAAAACTGTGAAAAACTAAAGCGAACGTCTTGAAGCCATTAAAAAAGCGCGCCTATTcagtgaatgtgtgtgtgtgcgtgagaaTTGATGTGTAAAAAGAACAGTGTATTGAAATATCAATAAACTATCGATGATCCTTtgaaaattaagaaaaaaaatttaattttttttttgtatgttcAAGTGAAGAAGCTGCAGGAGGAGCATAAGATGAAGATGTAGCTAACATGTGAGTAGCAACAAGCAGGGCCAAGCAGTGCCTATGTGTGTGAAAAATCTGTAAATCGAGGTTATCTatacacgcacactcacatgAGCAGTGA
The DNA window shown above is from Drosophila melanogaster chromosome X and carries:
- the Aven gene encoding apoptosis and caspase activation inhibitor, isoform A, yielding MSGKDDRSKEKRRNMKQYNHHHKKDQGRSTTSSGSPPPTSRRSMVDVADSSDEPRLARRGNWQSSGAGRSSLAPQRNRDMLDTLPSDTDDVEQLGLDGAPIDENARAQLRAGDFQQLAQFPSLGGGHFTFGSEREWANVAEGQTKLHTKAASAYFTLNLTRLNVGLQTIPLYKRMDYPASLFTRAQIAAQEKAAERAEAVYQQCILKDANGGAKSRAPSAKSNKDVAPAAAEKPIAASAAEPDELDELLAMTDTQLDIGSGTITMPMPMVQPATPSSAASKNGVEEWLDSVLDE
- the CG2540 gene encoding uncharacterized protein, yielding MLDFLTELRSSGSRADQLPGNIYTEFFANVIEEPREHGCKSADQDFTQGFSMLRTFDTENSNQLEPPAATDADVWIFGYGSLVWKTDFPYIDRRRGFVWGFKRRFYQHSIDHRGIPERPGRVVTLLPGDPAQDRVYGVAYRIAASQKGAVLDHLDYREKNGYERCSLEFHEYPTDGAEPIQVIMYVATQANDSYAGDVWQVPCIARQIFSSAGPSGPNREYLFNLAAAMDQLFPGAVDEHLEELVACVKRYIVEDEPQLIRHALLHEISGILEEEQLAEQAHQLEKLLERCQKPGGREWLIYAALQAKNKS